One region of Miscanthus floridulus cultivar M001 chromosome 19, ASM1932011v1, whole genome shotgun sequence genomic DNA includes:
- the LOC136529595 gene encoding heavy metal-associated isoprenylated plant protein 29-like isoform X1 → MTIVEMHVNMDCDGCEGKVRRALEKLEGVHHVSIDRMHGKVTVTGSVSQKKALRAARRTGRLAVLWPSAYNPAYPQARAQPAAYYQYQYQYQHQQYQAKPAQAQQHQYYSSVPRAGKNSGSGVPAVASRKPVAQQYPQAKASSYNYRVHGYYDSELYGNYQEQPGEVVPAAVRNYFSDENPSACSIM, encoded by the exons ATGACG ATCGTAGAGATGCATGTGAACATGGACTGCGACGGCTGCGAGGGCAAGGTGAGGAGGGCCCTGGAAAAGCTCGAAG GAGTGCACCACGTAAGCATAGACAGGATGCACGGCAAGGTGACGGTCACGGGATCGGTGAGCCAGAAGAAGGCGCTCCGCGCGGCGCGGCGCACGGGCAGGCTCGCCGTGCTGTGGCCGTCCGCCTACAACCCGGCGTACCCCCAAGCCCGCGCGCAGCCGGCAGCCTACTACCAGTACCAGTACCAGTACCAGCACCAGCAGTACCAGGCCAAGCCCGCGCAGGCGCAGCAGCACCAGTACTACAGCAGCGTCCCGCGCGCCGGCAAGAACAGCGGCAGCGGCGTCCCGGCGGTGGCCAGCAGGAAGCCGGTGGCGCAGCAGTACCCCCAGGCCAAGGCCAGCTCCTACAACTACCGTGTCCACGGGTACTATGACTCCGAGCTTTACGGGAACTACCAGGAGCAGCCCGGCGAAGTAGTGCCAGCCGCCGTGCGGAACTACTTCAGTGACGAGAACCCGAGTGCTTGCTCGATCATGTAG
- the LOC136529595 gene encoding heavy metal-associated isoprenylated plant protein 28-like isoform X2 — MHGKVTVTGSVSQKKALRAARRTGRLAVLWPSAYNPAYPQARAQPAAYYQYQYQYQHQQYQAKPAQAQQHQYYSSVPRAGKNSGSGVPAVASRKPVAQQYPQAKASSYNYRVHGYYDSELYGNYQEQPGEVVPAAVRNYFSDENPSACSIM; from the coding sequence ATGCACGGCAAGGTGACGGTCACGGGATCGGTGAGCCAGAAGAAGGCGCTCCGCGCGGCGCGGCGCACGGGCAGGCTCGCCGTGCTGTGGCCGTCCGCCTACAACCCGGCGTACCCCCAAGCCCGCGCGCAGCCGGCAGCCTACTACCAGTACCAGTACCAGTACCAGCACCAGCAGTACCAGGCCAAGCCCGCGCAGGCGCAGCAGCACCAGTACTACAGCAGCGTCCCGCGCGCCGGCAAGAACAGCGGCAGCGGCGTCCCGGCGGTGGCCAGCAGGAAGCCGGTGGCGCAGCAGTACCCCCAGGCCAAGGCCAGCTCCTACAACTACCGTGTCCACGGGTACTATGACTCCGAGCTTTACGGGAACTACCAGGAGCAGCCCGGCGAAGTAGTGCCAGCCGCCGTGCGGAACTACTTCAGTGACGAGAACCCGAGTGCTTGCTCGATCATGTAG